From Mytilus edulis chromosome 9, xbMytEdul2.2, whole genome shotgun sequence, the proteins below share one genomic window:
- the LOC139489837 gene encoding neurogenic differentiation factor 1-like — translation MDTLCSSFGCVIPGPVSSCETSGTGRLQNSNVLNTFTLDSLKPLSQGYCRNDEFDSSPSTYIPSDSDATPLTTPETPLSSQLMDRTRFIFPPDENQLNELTSNSHDYKMPRSHQKYSHRRRNSALPNKDTLKKRRLAANARERRRMESLNVAFDHLRNVIPSIGDDQKLSKYETLQMAQSYIGALKDLLG, via the coding sequence ATGGATACCCTTTGTTCCTCTTTTGGGTGTGTGATTCCAGGACCAGTTTCTTCGTGTGAAACTTCAGGAACAGGCCGACTTCAAAATAGTAATGTACTAAATACATTTACACTGGACTCTTTAAAACCACTATCGCAAGGATATTGTCGAAATGACGAATTTGACAGTTCACCGTCTACCTATATTCCAAGTGACAGTGATGCCACCCCGCTGACCACCCCAGAAACACCTCTCAGTTCACAGTTAATGGATAGAACTCGTTTTATTTTTCCGCCAGACGAAAATCAGTTAAATGAATTAACCTCAAATTCACACGATTATAAAATGCCAAGAAGTCATCAAAAATATTCACATAGGAGACGGAATAGTGCTTTACCAAATAAAGACACTTTGAAGAAACGAAGACTGGCAGCAAATGCCAGAGAAAGAAGAAGGATGGAAAGTTTGAACGTTGCGTTCGATCATCTGCGTAACGTAATCCCGTCAATCGGCGACGATCAAAAACTTTCAAAGTATGAAACACTTCAGATGGCCCAAAGTTACATTGGAGCCCTAAAGGATTTACTGGGATGA